One genomic window of Cercospora beticola chromosome 5, complete sequence includes the following:
- the PPH1 gene encoding Serine/threonine-protein phosphatase PP2A catalytic subunit, which yields MAEAAALRQQPVMGDTAMEDAGKVEHSLGTPIDPPTIPTLDGWIESLMTCKQLAEDDVRRLCEKAREVLQEESNVQPVKCPVTVCGDIHGQFHDLMELFKIGGPNPDTNYLFMGDYVDRGYFSVETVTLLVALKIRYPGRITILRGNHESRQITQVYGFYDECLRKYGNANVWKFFTDLFDYLPLTALIDNQIFCLHGGLSPSIDTLDNIRALDRIQEVPHEGPMCDLLWSDPDDRCGWGISPRGAGYTFGQDISEAFNHNNGLTLVARAHQLVMEGYNWSQDRNVVTIFSAPNYCYRCGNQAAIMEIDEHLKYTFLQFDPCPRAGEPMVSRRTPDYFL from the exons ATGGCAGAAGCTGCCGCGCTGAGGCAGCAGCCCGTCATGGGCGATACGGCCATGGAGGACGCAGGCAAGGTCGAGCACAGCCTGGGCACGCCAATTGATCCGCCCACCATACCCACCCTCGATGGCTGGATTGAGTCGCTCATGACCTGCAAACAACTCGCAGAGGACGACGTGAGACGGTTGTGCGAGAAAGCGCGCGAAGTGCTGCAAGAGGAGTCGAACGTACAGCCCGTGAAATGCCCAGTCACAGTCTGCGGCGACATACACGGCCAGTTCCACGACCTGATGGAGCTGTTCAAGATCGGAGGCCCCAATCCTGACACCAATTACCTCTTCATGGGCGACTATGTCGATCGTGGATACTTCTCCGTCGAGACCGTCACGTTGCTCGTCGCGCTCAAGATTCGCTACCCAGGGCGCATCACGATCCTGCGCGGGAACCACGAGTCGAGACAGATCACACAAGTCTATGGTTTCTACGACGAGTGTCTGCGCAAATACGGCAATGCCAATGTGTGGAAGTTCTTCACGGATCTGTTTGATTACCTCCCTCTCACGGCATTGATCGACAACCAGATCTTCTGCTTGCACGGTGGTCTGTCGCCGAGCATTGACACGCTGGACAACATTCGTGCTCTCGACCGCATTCAGGAAGTGCCGCACGAGGGCCCAATGTGCGATCTCCTTTGGTCAGATCCAGATGACAGATGTGGATGGGGAATCAGCCCCAGAGGTGCTGGGTATACGTTTGGACAGGATATCAGTGAGGCGTTCAACCATAACAATGGTCTTACGCTCGTGGCGAGAGCGCATCAGCTGGTTATGGAGGGCTACAACTGGAGTCAGGACAGGAACGTGGTCACGATATTCTCTG CACCAAACTACTGCTACCGCTGTGGTAATCAAGCTGCGATCATGGAAATTGATGAGCATCTGAAATACACCTT CCTGCAATTCGACCCTTGCCCGCGTGCTGGCGAACCTATGGTCTCCCGCCGAACACCAGACTACTTCTTGTAG